Proteins from one Enterobacter bugandensis genomic window:
- the speE gene encoding polyamine aminopropyltransferase, translating into MADHTLWHETLHDQFGQYFAVDNVLYHEKTDHQDLIIFENAAFGRVMALDGVVQTTERDEFIYHEMMTHVPLLAHGHAKHVLIIGGGDGAMLREVSRHRSIETITMVEIDAGVVSFCRQYLPNHNAGSYDDPRFNLVIDDGVNFVNQTTQTFDVIISDCTDPIGPGASLFTSSFYEGCKRCLNPGGIFVAQNGVCFLQQDEALDSHRKLSTYFGDVSFYQAAIPTYYGGIMTFAWATDNDVLRHLSTEIIQARFHQAGLTCRYYNPAIHTAAFALPQYLQDALSTKGVS; encoded by the coding sequence ATGGCCGACCACACGTTGTGGCATGAAACACTGCATGACCAGTTTGGTCAGTACTTTGCCGTTGATAACGTGCTCTATCATGAGAAAACGGATCACCAGGATCTGATCATCTTCGAAAACGCCGCCTTTGGCCGCGTGATGGCCCTGGATGGCGTAGTGCAAACGACCGAGCGCGACGAGTTTATCTATCATGAGATGATGACCCACGTTCCGCTGCTGGCCCACGGACACGCGAAGCATGTTCTGATTATCGGCGGCGGCGACGGCGCAATGCTGCGCGAGGTTTCACGTCATCGTTCCATTGAAACCATCACCATGGTTGAGATTGATGCGGGCGTGGTCTCTTTCTGCCGCCAGTACCTGCCCAACCATAATGCCGGCAGCTATGACGATCCGCGCTTTAATCTGGTTATCGACGACGGCGTTAACTTTGTTAACCAGACCACGCAGACCTTCGACGTGATTATCTCTGACTGCACCGACCCCATCGGCCCCGGCGCGTCGCTGTTTACCTCCTCGTTCTACGAAGGCTGCAAGCGCTGCCTGAACCCGGGCGGGATCTTCGTCGCACAAAACGGTGTCTGCTTCCTGCAGCAGGACGAAGCCCTCGACAGCCACCGTAAGCTGAGCACCTATTTCGGCGACGTCAGCTTCTATCAGGCGGCGATTCCAACCTATTACGGCGGGATCATGACCTTTGCATGGGCAACGGATAACGACGTGCTGCGTCATCTCTCTACCGAAATTATCCAGGCCCGCTTCCATCAGGCCGGGCTCACGTGCCGCTACTACAATCCGGCTATTCATACCGCAGCGTTTGCTCTGCCGCAGTACCTGCAAGACGCATTATCCACTAAGGGGGTGAGCT
- a CDS encoding YacC family pilotin-like protein: protein MKTFFRTILFGSLMAMCANSYALSENEAEDMADLTAVFVFLKNDCGYQNLPNGQIRRALVFFAQQNQWDLSNYDSFDMKALGEDSYRDLSGIGIPTAKKCKALARDSLSLLAYVK from the coding sequence ATGAAGACGTTTTTCAGGACAATTTTGTTCGGAAGCCTGATGGCAATGTGTGCGAACAGCTATGCGCTCAGTGAAAATGAAGCGGAAGATATGGCCGATTTAACGGCGGTTTTTGTATTCCTGAAAAATGATTGTGGCTACCAGAATTTACCCAACGGGCAAATTCGCCGCGCGCTGGTCTTTTTCGCCCAGCAGAACCAGTGGGATCTCAGCAATTACGACAGCTTTGACATGAAGGCGCTCGGTGAAGACAGCTACCGTGACTTGAGCGGTATTGGCATTCCCACGGCTAAAAAATGCAAAGCGCTGGCCCGCGATTCGCTCAGCCTGCTCGCCTACGTGAAATAA